One window of Saccharopolyspora phatthalungensis genomic DNA carries:
- a CDS encoding tyrosine-type recombinase/integrase: protein MVEAMLRGFRAQQASRGLREETIAAREWLVRRFLIYTNEFPWRWTPSHVDEWSSTLTSEHHLAPSTIRGYQCDLRLFTEFITDNARYGWGDACEKAFGPGVHPMPIVHEWNSIAHLNGYEGNPEARPFTREELQRFLDYADDQVDRAVRARRKGALVAYRDATLFKVIYAWGLRRTEASKLDVVDWGRNPAAPEFGRFGMLHVRYGKAKRGQPPRRRNVASVMSWAVEAVADYVENIRPRFGCADHPALWVTERGGRIKPAEINARFESYRDALKLPKILTPHSLRHSYVTHLTEEGVDRRFIQVQVGHECDSSTAIYTHVSDDFMNTALRNAIAPALEPTAPYGKGR from the coding sequence ATGGTCGAGGCGATGCTGCGCGGGTTTCGGGCCCAGCAGGCCTCTCGCGGGCTGCGGGAAGAGACGATCGCTGCTCGTGAGTGGCTGGTTCGCCGTTTTCTGATCTATACCAATGAGTTCCCGTGGCGTTGGACGCCATCTCATGTGGATGAATGGTCGTCAACGCTGACCAGCGAACACCATCTGGCTCCCTCTACGATCCGCGGCTACCAATGTGACCTGCGCTTGTTCACCGAGTTCATCACCGACAACGCACGGTATGGCTGGGGCGATGCGTGCGAGAAGGCGTTCGGGCCGGGGGTGCATCCGATGCCGATCGTGCACGAGTGGAACTCGATCGCACACCTTAACGGCTACGAAGGCAACCCGGAGGCGCGTCCGTTTACGCGGGAGGAGTTGCAGAGGTTTCTGGATTACGCCGACGACCAGGTCGATCGGGCTGTTCGCGCGAGACGCAAGGGCGCGCTGGTGGCGTACCGGGACGCCACGCTGTTCAAGGTCATTTACGCCTGGGGCCTGCGGCGGACGGAGGCGTCGAAACTGGATGTGGTGGACTGGGGTCGCAATCCGGCAGCGCCGGAGTTCGGCCGGTTCGGGATGCTGCATGTCCGCTATGGCAAGGCCAAGCGCGGTCAGCCGCCGCGGCGGCGCAACGTGGCCTCAGTGATGAGTTGGGCGGTGGAGGCGGTGGCCGACTATGTGGAGAACATCCGGCCCCGCTTCGGCTGCGCCGATCACCCGGCGCTGTGGGTGACAGAGCGCGGTGGGCGGATCAAGCCAGCGGAGATCAACGCACGATTCGAATCTTATCGGGACGCGTTGAAACTGCCGAAAATCCTTACACCCCATAGTCTTCGCCACTCGTATGTAACGCATCTGACCGAGGAGGGGGTGGACCGCAGGTTCATCCAAGTCCAAGTAGGACACGAGTGTGACAGCTCGACGGCGATCTACACACACGTCAGCGATGACTTCATGAACACCGCACTGCGTAACGCTATCGCGCCAGCGCTGGAGCCAACCGCACCGTATGGGAAGGGGCGTTGA
- a CDS encoding helix-turn-helix domain-containing protein, whose amino-acid sequence MEQKLDYRWHLRRVMADRGMFSTTDLIPLLAECGITLSSSQVYRLVTERPERLSLKVLMALLDILDCSMEDLIEPAATGETARKPRKAAAGGTSAGEGVGLLRPKRARITAVDQ is encoded by the coding sequence ATGGAGCAGAAATTGGACTACCGATGGCACCTGCGCCGGGTCATGGCAGATCGAGGCATGTTTTCCACCACCGATCTGATCCCGCTGCTGGCCGAATGCGGGATCACCCTGTCGTCGAGCCAGGTCTACCGGTTGGTCACCGAACGGCCCGAACGCCTGAGCCTGAAAGTTCTGATGGCCTTGCTGGACATCCTGGACTGCTCAATGGAGGACCTCATCGAGCCCGCCGCCACGGGCGAAACCGCAAGGAAACCTAGAAAGGCCGCTGCAGGCGGCACCTCGGCTGGTGAAGGTGTCGGCTTGTTGAGGCCGAAGAGGGCCCGGATCACTGCGGTGGACCAGTGA